One Kribbella sp. NBC_00662 genomic region harbors:
- a CDS encoding PPOX class F420-dependent oxidoreductase, giving the protein MSFSDEELEYLRSQRIARIATVGADGQPDAVPVGFEYDGTHLYIGGIDPVRTRKFRNVRAGNTKVAVILDDLPSTDPWIPRYLRIYGEAELVEHNGRFGPGNYLRIRPTTSWSFNLEGKPFGYDDTVSTTRTVHDEMGSR; this is encoded by the coding sequence ATGTCCTTCAGCGACGAGGAGCTCGAGTACCTGCGGTCCCAGCGCATCGCACGGATCGCGACGGTCGGCGCCGACGGGCAGCCGGACGCCGTACCGGTGGGATTCGAGTACGACGGCACGCACCTCTACATCGGCGGCATCGACCCGGTGCGCACCCGGAAGTTCCGCAACGTGCGGGCCGGCAACACCAAGGTCGCCGTGATCCTCGACGACCTCCCGTCGACCGATCCGTGGATCCCTCGTTACCTGCGCATCTACGGCGAGGCGGAGCTGGTCGAGCACAACGGGCGCTTCGGCCCGGGCAACTACCTGCGGATCAGGCCGACCACCTCCTGGAGCTTCAACCTCGAGGGCAAGCCCTTCGGGTACGACGACACCGTGAGCACGACGCGCACGGTGCACGACGAAATGGGTTCGCGATGA
- a CDS encoding DUF4345 family protein, with the protein MIGIIVVAVFFAGMGIYGLAAPAALARPFGIQISGPHARSEVRAVYGGFGVAVAGVLVVALLDDGIRRGAVIAVAVALAGMAAGRLVGRVFDRPAAFYPIWFYFWVELVLAAILWFSVS; encoded by the coding sequence GTGATCGGGATCATCGTCGTCGCTGTCTTCTTCGCCGGCATGGGAATCTACGGACTCGCGGCACCCGCCGCACTGGCGCGGCCCTTCGGGATCCAGATCAGCGGGCCGCACGCACGCAGCGAAGTCCGCGCTGTGTACGGCGGGTTCGGAGTGGCCGTCGCCGGAGTGCTCGTCGTTGCACTACTGGACGACGGGATCCGCCGCGGGGCAGTGATCGCCGTCGCCGTTGCGCTGGCGGGGATGGCGGCCGGCCGGTTGGTCGGGCGGGTGTTCGACCGGCCGGCCGCCTTCTATCCGATCTGGTTCTACTTCTGGGTCGAGCTGGTGCTCGCCGCGATCCTCTGGTTCTCGGTCAGCTGA
- a CDS encoding sigma-70 family RNA polymerase sigma factor: MDDDTVIRALYDRYRRPLYGYVLRSVGGDRQYAEDIVQETMTRAWTHAAELDPDQAGRWLFTVARNLVISGHRKRAARVTEVPIDDREFAALGDDIDHVLQVWQVIEVMRGLSHDHRQVIVELFYKRRTVNEAAVVLGVPPGTVKSRSYYALHALRAALEERGVTGS; encoded by the coding sequence GTGGATGACGACACGGTGATCCGCGCGTTGTACGACAGGTACCGGCGGCCGCTCTACGGCTATGTCCTGCGCTCGGTGGGCGGCGACCGGCAGTACGCCGAGGACATCGTGCAGGAGACGATGACGCGGGCCTGGACGCACGCGGCGGAGCTGGATCCGGACCAAGCCGGCCGCTGGCTGTTCACGGTCGCGCGGAACCTGGTGATCTCCGGTCACCGCAAACGGGCCGCTCGGGTGACCGAAGTACCGATCGACGACCGTGAGTTCGCGGCGCTCGGGGACGACATCGACCACGTGCTGCAGGTCTGGCAGGTGATCGAGGTCATGCGCGGACTGAGCCATGACCACCGGCAGGTCATCGTCGAGCTGTTCTACAAGCGGCGGACCGTCAACGAGGCGGCGGTGGTGCTCGGCGTACCGCCGGGGACGGTGAAGTCGCGGAGCTACTACGCGTTGCACGCACTTCGCGCGGCACTGGAGGAACGAGGGGTGACCGGCTCATGA
- a CDS encoding anti-sigma factor: MTCPETMSIGAYVLGALEASERRATEEHIATCETCRETLLQFAHLPGLLHAVPVEEVETDQPEPAPLTLTKKKRPRRWMLAAASAAMVSGVLGWGLLSAPASATWTATDGVGGIDTTAKLTSRGWGTDIQLRLKDLQPYEHCMLVVHGRDGATETAGWWAVNGSHQAQVPASTSIPLQDITSLEVVTSANAVLSTITPSTK, translated from the coding sequence ATGACGTGCCCGGAGACGATGTCGATCGGCGCCTATGTCCTCGGGGCGCTGGAGGCGTCCGAACGACGCGCGACCGAGGAGCACATCGCGACCTGCGAGACCTGTCGCGAGACGCTGCTGCAGTTCGCGCACCTTCCGGGCCTGTTGCACGCCGTACCGGTCGAGGAGGTCGAGACGGATCAGCCGGAGCCCGCACCGCTCACGCTCACCAAGAAGAAGCGTCCGCGGCGCTGGATGCTGGCAGCCGCATCCGCTGCCATGGTCAGTGGCGTCCTCGGCTGGGGTTTGCTGTCGGCGCCCGCATCGGCTACCTGGACAGCGACGGACGGCGTCGGCGGTATCGACACCACAGCCAAGCTGACAAGCCGCGGTTGGGGTACCGACATCCAACTCCGGCTGAAAGACCTGCAGCCGTACGAACACTGCATGCTGGTCGTCCACGGCCGCGACGGAGCAACCGAGACCGCCGGCTGGTGGGCCGTGAACGGCAGCCATCAGGCGCAGGTCCCGGCCAGCACGTCCATCCCCCTGCAAGACATCACCAGCCTCGAAGTCGTGACGTCGGCCAATGCCGTCCTCAGCACGATCACCCCGTCCACGAAGTAG
- a CDS encoding nitroreductase/quinone reductase family protein yields the protein MSFDTKTGTRGARQPKGRVLRWMNRLMARRIGRGGKFMGFDALVLRTIGRKSGEERRTPVGWFPGADGSRLIVASAAGAPGNPAWYYNLAAHPDVLIDVDGETLEVHAEQLHGAERAEAWAQITAAAPRFAEYQVKTDRELPVIKLVPRK from the coding sequence ATGAGTTTCGACACGAAGACCGGCACCCGCGGCGCGCGGCAGCCGAAGGGGCGCGTGCTGCGCTGGATGAACCGTCTGATGGCTCGGCGGATCGGCCGCGGCGGCAAGTTCATGGGCTTCGACGCATTGGTCCTGCGGACGATCGGGCGGAAGTCCGGCGAGGAGCGGCGCACGCCGGTCGGCTGGTTCCCGGGCGCGGACGGCAGCCGCTTGATCGTCGCCTCCGCGGCCGGCGCTCCCGGGAACCCGGCCTGGTACTACAACCTCGCGGCCCACCCCGACGTCCTGATCGACGTCGACGGCGAGACCCTCGAGGTCCACGCCGAGCAGCTCCACGGCGCCGAGCGAGCAGAGGCCTGGGCGCAGATCACAGCCGCCGCGCCACGATTCGCGGAGTACCAGGTCAAAACCGACCGAGAACTCCCAGTCATCAAGCTCGTACCCCGCAAGTAA